Proteins encoded by one window of Winogradskyella sp. PG-2:
- a CDS encoding TlpA family protein disulfide reductase: MIKPSIIIFLVSTLILGCKEERKDPFSVIEVNVTNHQLLDSLIIYDKDMSWEIKSVLRFKESNIVIDTMNILENKLYQIYSFIDGKQGELGELVISKNSKIALTLDEKKLFESKEYSGNFNLANNFLAYSKKHQHQLSETVRNGIEQEELEILIDEKGVLINEKGISLNIVDSLRTYVKLKFREFSDILKQKNTKYLYKESLVSTIGNNFSFIDIDNNNISLKDFQGKYLYIDVWATWCKPCKVEYVFLKQLEEHFSNNNDELQIISISTDREFDKWEKYITKSSIEGIQLYSGAKSDFVKFYDIGALPRFIFLDKEGRVISPEEIRPSNPELLKKLESTVYNNGYN, from the coding sequence ATGATAAAGCCATCTATAATTATATTTCTGGTATCTACTTTAATTTTGGGTTGCAAAGAAGAAAGAAAAGATCCTTTTTCTGTAATCGAAGTTAATGTCACTAATCATCAATTACTGGACAGCTTAATTATTTATGACAAAGATATGTCATGGGAGATAAAGTCTGTTCTTCGATTTAAAGAATCAAATATAGTTATAGATACAATGAATATTCTAGAAAATAAACTTTATCAAATTTATTCATTTATAGACGGGAAACAGGGTGAATTGGGTGAATTAGTAATTTCCAAAAATAGCAAAATAGCTCTAACTTTAGATGAGAAGAAACTTTTCGAGTCTAAAGAATATTCTGGCAACTTTAACTTGGCTAATAATTTCTTAGCCTATTCTAAAAAACATCAACACCAATTATCTGAAACGGTTCGCAATGGAATAGAACAAGAGGAGCTTGAAATACTCATTGATGAAAAAGGTGTCTTAATTAATGAAAAAGGGATTTCACTAAACATAGTTGATAGCTTAAGGACTTATGTGAAATTGAAATTTAGGGAATTCTCTGATATTCTTAAACAGAAGAATACAAAATACTTGTATAAAGAATCTTTAGTAAGTACAATAGGGAACAACTTTTCTTTCATAGATATTGATAACAATAATATATCTTTAAAAGACTTTCAAGGCAAATACCTTTACATCGATGTTTGGGCTACTTGGTGTAAACCCTGTAAAGTAGAATATGTTTTTCTAAAACAACTAGAGGAACACTTTTCTAATAATAATGATGAACTTCAAATTATCTCCATTAGCACGGATAGAGAATTTGATAAATGGGAGAAGTATATTACTAAAAGTTCAATTGAAGGAATACAACTTTATTCTGGAGCAAAATCAGATTTTGTAAAGTTTTATGATATTGGTGCTCTACCTAGATTCATATTTTTAGATAAAGAAGGTAGAGTTATTAGTCCTGAAGAAATAAGACCATCTAATCCTGAATTATTAAAAAAACTGGAATCAACTGTTTATAACAATGGCTATAATTAA
- a CDS encoding META domain-containing protein gives MQLTFNSDKGTLPGHNGCNLFSGGYDLMNGNSYKSGPFANTLMACKYMERSTKFIGVIESGNNYSLLDGMLNINKNCMATLAKFKLKE, from the coding sequence ATTCAGTTAACTTTTAATAGTGACAAAGGAACACTTCCTGGACATAATGGTTGCAATCTATTTTCAGGAGGATATGACTTGATGAATGGTAATAGTTACAAATCAGGCCCTTTTGCAAATACACTTATGGCCTGTAAGTATATGGAACGCTCTACAAAGTTTATTGGAGTTATAGAATCCGGAAATAATTATTCTCTACTGGATGGTATGCTCAATATCAATAAAAACTGTATGGCGACACTGGCTAAATTTAAATTAAAGGAATAA
- a CDS encoding copper resistance protein NlpE, translating to MAKRQRNAPKIENSTEEKTESKTAISPATADNNKNSLDWYGIYQGVVPYADCEGIKTKISLFKSGEFSRSLEYLGKSEVPMTDSGTYTWNPEGGKIKLSSADGYTQSYQVG from the coding sequence GTGGCGAAAAGACAAAGGAATGCTCCCAAAATAGAAAACAGTACCGAAGAAAAAACAGAATCTAAAACTGCAATTAGCCCAGCTACAGCGGATAATAATAAGAACTCTTTAGATTGGTATGGTATTTACCAAGGTGTTGTACCCTATGCCGATTGCGAAGGTATAAAAACAAAAATCTCATTATTTAAGAGCGGTGAATTTTCACGCTCACTAGAGTATTTAGGTAAGTCGGAAGTACCAATGACTGATTCTGGAACGTATACTTGGAATCCCGAAGGTGGTAAAATCAAACTCTCTTCTGCTGATGGATATACACAGTCCTATCAGGTTGGTTAA